In Paenarthrobacter sp. GOM3, a single window of DNA contains:
- a CDS encoding DEAD/DEAH box helicase: protein MTENLNENFDAPNDESAETAPVAEAVETAAPAEAEAPAAAAAPVETAAAEAAAPAFTEAPAPKADEDEEEGVRFAELGIDGRVLAALQDVGYEKPSPIQAATIPLLLEGRDVVGLAQTGTGKTAAFAVPALSRLAELHDLNGPSRKTQALVLAPTRELALQVAEAFTSYAKHIDDFTVLPVYGGSAYGPQLAGLRRGAQVVVGTPGRVIDHIAKGSLDLSELQYLVLDEADEMLRMGFADDVEQIFQQTPEDRQVALFSATMPGQIRRMSKQYLNNPAEISVKSKTTTGANTRQRYLQVMGPHKLDALTRILEVEEFDGVIAFVRTKMATEDLADKLKARGFQAAAINGDIPQQQRERTVDALKEGRIDILVATDVAARGLDVERISHVINYDIPHDTESYVHRIGRTGRAGRSGDAILFMTPREKYLLRSIEKATRQPVEQMHLPTAETVNTLRLGKFAERITETLASEDVAAFRDLISSYEEEHNVPAAEIAAALAVMAQGGQPLLVKELPAAPEYQKRERSKDGFGSRGPTRALTEGNATYRIAVGRRQRVMPGSIVGAIANEGGISSAQIGGIDIRSDHSLVELPADLSPEQLRALSRTRIGGELINLELDNGRRPSSERGGYSGGGRGGYGDRENRGGGNFKGNGGFKKDFRKSDGERTSADRGGRSYSDRSERTAGSFGDRDRGQASGSRFGGHGDGARKPRSGGEGGHRDFNRKGKW, encoded by the coding sequence ATGACCGAAAATCTCAACGAAAACTTCGACGCCCCGAACGATGAGTCTGCTGAAACAGCCCCCGTTGCTGAAGCAGTAGAGACCGCCGCACCCGCCGAAGCTGAAGCACCGGCTGCTGCCGCTGCCCCCGTCGAGACTGCCGCAGCTGAGGCTGCAGCCCCCGCCTTCACCGAAGCTCCTGCTCCCAAGGCAGACGAGGACGAAGAAGAAGGCGTTCGCTTTGCCGAGCTCGGCATCGACGGCCGCGTTCTGGCCGCACTGCAGGATGTCGGCTACGAAAAGCCGTCACCCATCCAGGCCGCAACCATCCCGCTGCTCCTTGAGGGCCGCGACGTCGTTGGCCTGGCTCAGACCGGTACCGGCAAGACCGCAGCATTTGCTGTCCCGGCCCTGTCGCGCCTGGCTGAACTTCACGACCTCAACGGCCCGTCCCGCAAGACCCAGGCATTGGTCCTGGCTCCCACGCGTGAACTGGCCCTCCAGGTTGCCGAGGCTTTCACCTCCTACGCCAAGCACATTGACGACTTCACTGTCCTGCCGGTGTACGGTGGCTCGGCCTACGGCCCGCAGCTTGCCGGCCTTCGCCGTGGCGCACAGGTTGTTGTTGGTACCCCCGGCCGCGTGATCGACCACATCGCCAAGGGTTCCCTGGACCTTTCCGAGCTCCAGTACCTCGTCCTTGACGAAGCTGACGAGATGCTGCGCATGGGCTTCGCCGATGACGTTGAGCAGATCTTCCAGCAGACCCCCGAGGACCGCCAGGTTGCACTGTTCTCGGCCACCATGCCGGGCCAGATCCGCCGCATGTCCAAGCAGTACCTGAACAACCCGGCTGAGATCTCGGTGAAGTCCAAGACCACCACCGGCGCCAACACCCGCCAGCGCTACCTGCAGGTCATGGGCCCGCACAAGCTGGACGCACTGACCCGCATCCTTGAGGTTGAGGAATTCGACGGCGTTATCGCCTTCGTGCGGACCAAGATGGCTACCGAGGACCTGGCTGACAAGCTAAAGGCACGGGGCTTCCAGGCTGCCGCCATCAACGGCGACATCCCGCAGCAGCAGCGCGAACGCACTGTTGACGCGCTCAAGGAAGGCCGCATCGACATCCTGGTTGCTACCGACGTCGCAGCCCGTGGTCTTGACGTTGAGCGCATCAGCCACGTCATCAACTACGACATCCCGCACGACACCGAGTCCTACGTCCACCGCATTGGCCGTACCGGCCGTGCAGGCCGTTCCGGTGACGCGATCCTGTTCATGACGCCGCGCGAGAAGTACTTGCTGCGTTCCATCGAGAAGGCCACGCGCCAGCCGGTCGAGCAGATGCACCTGCCCACCGCGGAGACCGTGAACACGCTGCGCCTGGGCAAGTTCGCCGAGCGCATCACCGAGACCCTCGCGTCCGAGGATGTCGCAGCGTTCCGCGACCTCATCTCTTCCTACGAAGAAGAGCACAACGTTCCGGCTGCGGAGATCGCAGCTGCCCTGGCCGTCATGGCCCAGGGTGGTCAGCCCCTCCTGGTCAAGGAACTGCCTGCAGCTCCTGAGTACCAGAAGCGCGAGCGCTCCAAGGACGGCTTCGGTTCCCGTGGCCCGACCCGTGCACTCACCGAGGGCAACGCTACCTACCGGATCGCCGTCGGACGCCGTCAGCGCGTTATGCCGGGCTCCATCGTTGGCGCCATCGCCAACGAGGGTGGCATCTCGTCCGCACAGATCGGTGGCATCGACATCCGCTCGGACCACTCCCTGGTGGAGCTCCCGGCAGACCTGAGCCCCGAGCAGCTGCGCGCACTTTCCCGCACCCGCATCGGCGGCGAGCTGATCAACCTCGAGCTGGACAACGGCCGCAGGCCGAGCAGCGAACGTGGTGGCTACTCCGGCGGTGGACGCGGTGGCTACGGCGACCGTGAAAACCGTGGTGGGGGAAACTTCAAGGGCAACGGCGGCTTCAAGAAGGACTTCCGCAAGTCCGACGGCGAGCGTACCTCCGCTGACCGTGGCGGCCGCTCCTACAGCGACCGCTCTGAGCGCACCGCAGGCAGCTTCGGCGACCGCGATCGCGGCCAGGCCAGCGGATCCCGCTTCGGCGGACACGGCGACGGTGCACGCAAGCCCCGCAGTGGCGGCGAAGGCGGACACCGCGACTTCAACCGCAAGGGCAAGTGGTAA
- a CDS encoding MOSC domain-containing protein, which yields MNTASLLAVCRVHQLLPDPGNVGVTAIDKRPVEGPVKVHKLGLHGDVQADRANHGGEDQALYAYSQEDADYWSGELGRDLAPGFFGENLRVTGTETTGAVIGERWRIGLDVELEVTSPRVPCATFQRAVGEPQWVKRFTQAGRVGTYLRVIRAGTISAGDHIHRTFVPKHGVTVGQWFSEPTAELVQALLDAEADGEIRLQDEYHAKFEKVLRRSEL from the coding sequence ATGAACACCGCATCCCTCCTCGCTGTCTGCCGTGTCCACCAGTTGTTGCCCGATCCCGGCAATGTGGGCGTCACTGCCATCGACAAGCGTCCCGTCGAGGGGCCGGTCAAGGTCCACAAACTGGGGCTTCACGGTGATGTGCAGGCGGACCGGGCCAACCACGGCGGCGAGGACCAGGCACTGTACGCCTATTCGCAGGAGGACGCTGACTATTGGTCGGGGGAGCTGGGGCGGGACCTTGCGCCGGGCTTCTTCGGCGAGAACCTGCGCGTCACCGGAACAGAGACCACAGGCGCCGTGATCGGCGAACGCTGGAGGATCGGGTTGGACGTGGAGCTGGAAGTGACCTCGCCCCGGGTTCCTTGCGCCACCTTCCAACGCGCGGTCGGGGAGCCGCAGTGGGTGAAGAGGTTCACGCAGGCCGGCAGGGTTGGCACCTACCTTAGGGTGATCCGGGCGGGCACGATTTCGGCGGGAGACCACATCCACCGCACGTTCGTTCCGAAGCACGGTGTCACCGTGGGCCAGTGGTTCAGCGAACCCACCGCGGAACTCGTCCAGGCCCTCTTGGATGCCGAGGCGGATGGGGAGATCCGGCTCCAGGACGAGTACCACGCGAAGTTCGAAAAGGTGCTGCGGCGCAGCGAGCTCTGA
- a CDS encoding APC family permease, protein MSTETSTPGGGSAGGDRSAVVPSKGLRAGILDLGDSVMLGLASTAPVYSLAATLGLIVAVNGNYTPLILVLGFIPVLFIAYAFRELNSAMPDCGTTFFWARKAFGPWAGWLGGWGVALAGIVVLANLAQIAGKYLWLLVGDGSLADNTWLVTATGVLFIVFMTYVNHRGIRLGEHVQRTLTYIQYISLGIFAVAIIFRIAGGAPEGQPFDFEWFNPAGAFADPGAVVHGVLLALFIYWGWDTCLALNEETENPAKTPGRGAVISATVLLAIYVSVALLVMMYATIGSDGIGLGNEANQDDVFLAMKDVVLGPWGWLIVVAVLASVLSSTQTTILPTARGTLSMGVHGALPPRFGKVHERFMTPGFSTQVMGAVAVVYYVAMSFLSENLLSDSISAISLFIAFYYALTGFSCVWFFRSTLRDSARNLWFRGILPLLGALSLTAAFFVSAVQMWDPAYGDTRIFGIGGAFVSGVLLLALGVVLAIVCRFAPSTRGYFTGERAEVGIVRGE, encoded by the coding sequence ATGAGCACTGAAACCTCGACGCCGGGTGGCGGCTCAGCGGGCGGCGACCGTTCCGCCGTCGTGCCTTCCAAGGGCCTCCGCGCCGGAATCCTGGACCTGGGCGACTCCGTCATGCTGGGCTTGGCCTCCACCGCGCCCGTGTATTCGCTGGCCGCAACGCTGGGCCTCATTGTCGCTGTCAACGGCAACTACACTCCACTGATCCTGGTCCTGGGCTTCATCCCGGTGCTGTTCATCGCCTATGCCTTCCGGGAACTTAACAGCGCCATGCCCGACTGTGGCACCACGTTCTTCTGGGCCCGTAAGGCCTTTGGTCCTTGGGCTGGATGGCTTGGCGGCTGGGGAGTTGCCCTCGCCGGAATCGTGGTGTTGGCCAACCTGGCACAAATTGCCGGGAAGTATCTGTGGCTGCTGGTGGGCGACGGTTCCTTGGCGGACAACACCTGGCTGGTGACGGCCACGGGTGTGCTGTTCATTGTGTTCATGACGTACGTGAACCACCGCGGTATCCGACTGGGCGAGCACGTCCAGCGCACCCTGACGTACATCCAATACATTTCCTTGGGCATTTTCGCAGTAGCCATCATCTTCAGGATTGCCGGCGGCGCGCCCGAGGGGCAGCCCTTTGACTTCGAATGGTTCAACCCCGCGGGAGCCTTCGCGGACCCCGGCGCCGTGGTGCACGGGGTGCTGCTGGCGCTGTTCATCTACTGGGGCTGGGACACATGCCTGGCCCTCAACGAAGAAACCGAGAACCCGGCGAAGACCCCTGGCCGTGGCGCCGTCATTTCAGCGACGGTCCTGCTGGCGATCTACGTTTCCGTGGCACTGCTGGTCATGATGTACGCCACCATCGGCTCGGACGGCATTGGACTGGGCAATGAAGCCAACCAGGATGACGTCTTCCTGGCCATGAAGGACGTTGTGCTGGGCCCTTGGGGCTGGTTGATTGTTGTTGCCGTGCTGGCCTCCGTGCTGTCCTCCACGCAGACCACCATTCTTCCTACCGCCCGCGGAACCCTGTCCATGGGTGTCCACGGAGCCCTCCCTCCCCGTTTCGGCAAGGTCCATGAGCGTTTCATGACGCCCGGGTTCTCCACGCAGGTCATGGGAGCGGTGGCCGTCGTCTACTACGTGGCCATGAGCTTCCTCAGCGAGAACCTGCTGTCCGATTCCATCAGCGCCATCAGCCTGTTCATTGCGTTCTACTACGCCTTGACCGGGTTCTCCTGCGTCTGGTTCTTCCGTTCCACGCTCCGTGATTCGGCCCGCAACCTGTGGTTCCGTGGCATCCTGCCGTTGCTGGGCGCGTTGTCCCTTACCGCCGCGTTCTTCGTCTCGGCGGTACAGATGTGGGATCCGGCCTACGGGGATACCCGCATCTTCGGGATCGGTGGCGCGTTCGTCAGCGGCGTCCTGCTCCTGGCCCTCGGCGTGGTGCTGGCCATTGTGTGCAGGTTCGCGCCGTCCACCCGCGGTTATTTCACGGGCGAACGAGCCGAGGTTGGGATAGTCCGCGGCGAGTAG
- a CDS encoding Tat pathway signal protein: MGPKDNPDAAGNNGSGGDNNADFGAGNNPPKPPPWQVPKPELHPELFAPVEEPAQEQPGKNQDKSRAAGKGKKRPVAAGASQGPAGTPQPGQPLPVIDPFAKERERGAAEAAKKKKRSQRRTVVVGLGVTALLAGTITAIVASNEQEADYAQVCFNEETGERVDDNQCDNSSSAGRSSGIYAWYFYSRGASVPAVGQNRSAYPSYTKNVPSGAKSSTGYSTKGGTVSRGGFGSSSKSGGSSGG, from the coding sequence ATGGGCCCGAAAGACAACCCCGACGCTGCCGGCAACAACGGCAGCGGCGGGGACAACAACGCCGATTTTGGAGCGGGCAACAATCCGCCCAAGCCCCCGCCGTGGCAGGTGCCCAAACCCGAACTCCACCCCGAACTGTTCGCGCCCGTGGAAGAACCGGCCCAAGAACAGCCGGGCAAGAACCAGGACAAGAGCCGGGCCGCCGGCAAGGGCAAGAAGCGCCCTGTAGCCGCTGGGGCATCCCAGGGCCCGGCAGGAACACCGCAACCCGGCCAGCCACTGCCCGTTATTGACCCCTTCGCCAAGGAACGCGAACGCGGCGCAGCGGAAGCAGCCAAGAAGAAGAAGCGCTCGCAGCGCCGCACCGTAGTGGTGGGCCTCGGCGTGACTGCCTTGTTGGCTGGAACCATCACCGCGATCGTTGCCAGCAACGAGCAGGAAGCTGACTACGCACAGGTCTGCTTCAACGAGGAAACCGGCGAGCGCGTTGACGACAACCAGTGCGACAACAGCAGCTCGGCGGGCCGCAGCTCGGGCATCTACGCCTGGTACTTCTATTCGCGGGGCGCCAGCGTTCCGGCCGTCGGCCAGAACAGGTCCGCCTACCCGAGCTACACCAAGAACGTGCCGTCCGGCGCCAAGTCCTCCACCGGGTACAGCACCAAGGGCGGCACCGTCAGCCGCGGCGGTTTCGGCAGCAGCTCCAAAAGCGGTGGAAGCTCGGGGGGCTAG
- a CDS encoding glutathionylspermidine synthase family protein, translating to MRRLPSVPRPDWKKKIEEQGLVFSTTTMPDGRKIEYWNESAYYEFTMDEVETLEKTAEDMHIMCLEAAKYLATGAMGDIGIGQQALELAGDSLLAADMDIYGRFDFIYDGKGGPAKMLEYNADTPTGLIEASVAQWFWLQDVFPEKDQWNGIHEALIRQWKKLQFRTGMSTLHVAHSEAEESGEDWMTAAYMRDVASQGGWTTIGINMSDIGWDPNLNRFVDLDNFMISTMFKLYPWELMMKEPFGQRLLQRAHNPRWVEPAWKMLLSNKALLAALWHLYPNHENLLPAYLGDPGPLKEWVAKPLHGREGDNIRIHAPGIEIQQPGGYGREGWCFQQYHSLPDFDGNHPVLGLWVVDGESVGCGIRESDGPITDYFCRFVPNTIDAPAPVAPPATSYGAAL from the coding sequence ATGCGTCGACTGCCCTCCGTGCCCCGTCCGGACTGGAAGAAGAAGATCGAAGAACAGGGCCTGGTCTTTTCCACCACCACCATGCCCGATGGCCGCAAAATCGAATACTGGAACGAATCGGCGTACTACGAATTCACCATGGACGAGGTGGAAACGCTGGAAAAGACCGCCGAGGACATGCACATCATGTGCTTGGAAGCGGCGAAATACCTCGCTACCGGTGCCATGGGCGACATCGGGATCGGACAACAGGCGCTGGAGCTTGCCGGTGACTCGCTGTTGGCTGCGGACATGGACATTTATGGCCGCTTCGACTTCATTTATGACGGCAAGGGCGGCCCAGCGAAGATGCTGGAGTACAACGCCGATACCCCCACAGGATTGATCGAAGCATCCGTGGCCCAGTGGTTTTGGCTCCAGGACGTCTTCCCGGAGAAGGACCAGTGGAACGGCATCCATGAGGCCCTGATCCGGCAGTGGAAGAAATTGCAGTTCCGCACCGGCATGAGCACCCTGCACGTGGCCCACTCCGAGGCTGAGGAGTCAGGCGAAGACTGGATGACGGCCGCCTATATGCGGGACGTCGCAAGCCAGGGCGGATGGACCACCATCGGCATCAACATGTCCGATATCGGCTGGGACCCGAACCTGAACCGATTCGTGGACCTGGACAACTTCATGATCAGCACCATGTTCAAGCTGTACCCATGGGAACTCATGATGAAGGAACCGTTCGGACAACGGCTCCTGCAGCGGGCCCACAACCCCCGCTGGGTTGAGCCCGCCTGGAAGATGCTGCTGTCCAACAAAGCCCTGCTGGCAGCGCTGTGGCACCTCTATCCGAACCATGAGAACCTGTTGCCGGCGTACCTGGGAGACCCGGGTCCGCTCAAGGAGTGGGTGGCCAAGCCGTTGCACGGACGCGAGGGCGACAACATCCGCATCCACGCCCCTGGCATCGAGATACAGCAGCCCGGCGGTTACGGCCGCGAAGGGTGGTGCTTCCAGCAGTACCACTCCCTTCCGGATTTCGACGGCAACCATCCCGTCCTGGGCCTCTGGGTAGTGGATGGCGAATCCGTGGGCTGCGGCATCCGCGAATCGGACGGCCCCATCACGGACTACTTCTGCCGCTTCGTTCCCAACACCATCGACGCCCCGGCGCCTGTCGCGCCCCCTGCTACTTCCTACGGAGCCGCACTATGA
- a CDS encoding response regulator, producing MTLVLIVEDEARIARAMQVTLQAHGYQALTVGNGADALNAAAKQPVKIVVLDLGLPDMDGVEVIRRIRGWSSMPIIVLSARHASEDKVEALDAGADDYVTKPFGLDELLARLRVASRRVVTGEEEPTLATADFVVDLAGKKIVRDGVDVRLTPTEWNILELLVRNKGKLVSQQQILTQVWGQAYAKETQYLRVYIAQLRRKLERDPAEPRHLHTEAGMGYRFDP from the coding sequence GTGACGCTGGTTTTGATCGTTGAGGACGAGGCACGCATAGCGCGGGCCATGCAGGTCACCCTTCAGGCCCACGGCTATCAGGCCCTGACAGTGGGAAACGGAGCCGATGCTTTGAACGCCGCGGCGAAACAACCGGTCAAGATTGTGGTCCTGGACCTCGGCCTGCCTGACATGGACGGCGTTGAGGTCATTCGCCGTATCCGGGGCTGGTCCAGCATGCCCATCATCGTGCTGTCCGCGCGGCACGCCTCGGAAGACAAGGTGGAAGCGCTCGACGCCGGTGCGGACGACTACGTGACCAAGCCTTTCGGTTTGGATGAGCTGCTTGCCCGGTTGCGGGTTGCCTCCCGCAGAGTAGTCACCGGGGAAGAAGAACCCACCTTGGCCACCGCAGACTTCGTGGTGGACCTGGCCGGCAAGAAGATCGTCAGGGATGGTGTGGACGTCCGGTTGACCCCAACCGAGTGGAACATCCTGGAGTTGCTGGTCCGCAACAAAGGGAAGCTGGTGAGCCAACAGCAGATCCTCACCCAGGTTTGGGGCCAGGCGTACGCCAAGGAAACCCAGTACCTCAGGGTGTACATCGCCCAGTTGCGGCGCAAACTTGAACGGGATCCTGCGGAGCCACGCCACCTCCATACCGAAGCGGGCATGGGCTACAGGTTCGATCCCTAG
- a CDS encoding sensor histidine kinase, translating into MAAPEAHSNGEDGVLLRLPSVRGIGQGRVITGLVLALLLPPAVELFVTVLGFRNFAMIMLLQLAVAVAVAAIGGLWPAVVAAVLGSFLLNYFSADPVGSLSIADPSTLFTVVVFLAVACGVGFAVGLATRRAQEAARSGAEATALSELALRILSSDGSLESFLEKVRGNLGMEAVTLLGSQGITAQGAAPEWRVLASAGPNPPVTHAAADHAAVVDPHYTLLLRGGPLSPHHQRMLAAFGAFVVAVRERQQLVQSRRDNVRLSEGNKMRTSILRAVSHDLRTPLAGIKLAVSSLRQDDVDFPPDVERELLETIEDYADRLDHLVDNLLDMSRITADAVNPLLTGTAWADVLPEALQGIPRDRLRNELPPNLPPVQADTGMLERVVANIVENAVKYAPDSDVVLRATAGAGITLGERPASELRIVDHGQGIGPQEVLTMFQPFQRFGDAPTPGPAGGIGLGLAVAKGFTEAMGGSLAAEPTPGGGLTLVVTLPLWTGEQL; encoded by the coding sequence ATGGCGGCACCTGAGGCACACAGCAACGGCGAGGACGGCGTGCTGCTGCGGCTTCCGTCGGTGCGGGGCATCGGCCAGGGCCGGGTGATCACCGGGTTGGTCCTGGCACTTTTGCTGCCCCCCGCCGTCGAACTTTTCGTGACGGTGCTGGGTTTCCGTAATTTCGCGATGATCATGCTCCTGCAACTGGCGGTGGCAGTGGCAGTGGCTGCTATCGGGGGCCTGTGGCCAGCGGTGGTGGCCGCCGTGCTGGGCAGCTTCCTCCTTAACTACTTTTCTGCGGACCCAGTAGGTTCGCTCTCCATCGCGGACCCCAGCACGCTGTTCACCGTGGTGGTTTTCCTTGCCGTTGCGTGCGGCGTGGGGTTTGCTGTGGGCCTGGCCACCCGGCGGGCGCAGGAAGCGGCGAGGTCGGGAGCGGAGGCCACGGCCCTGAGTGAGCTGGCCCTGCGCATCCTCAGCTCCGATGGCAGCCTGGAGTCGTTTTTGGAGAAGGTCCGCGGCAATCTGGGCATGGAGGCTGTGACATTGCTGGGAAGCCAGGGAATCACAGCTCAGGGCGCGGCACCGGAGTGGCGTGTCCTGGCGAGCGCCGGCCCCAATCCGCCGGTGACCCATGCCGCCGCCGACCATGCCGCCGTCGTCGATCCCCACTACACGCTGTTGCTGCGCGGCGGGCCGTTATCACCGCACCACCAGCGGATGCTCGCGGCATTTGGCGCATTTGTGGTTGCTGTGCGCGAGCGGCAGCAGCTGGTGCAGAGCCGGCGCGACAATGTGCGGTTGTCGGAGGGCAACAAGATGCGTACCTCCATCCTGCGCGCCGTGTCTCATGACCTGCGGACGCCCTTGGCCGGGATCAAGCTGGCGGTCAGCAGCCTGCGGCAGGATGACGTTGATTTCCCGCCCGATGTGGAGCGGGAGTTGTTGGAGACCATTGAGGATTACGCGGACCGGCTGGACCACCTGGTGGACAACCTCCTGGACATGTCGCGCATTACCGCGGACGCCGTCAATCCGTTGCTGACCGGTACGGCATGGGCGGACGTGCTGCCGGAGGCGCTGCAGGGGATTCCCCGGGACCGCCTCCGTAACGAACTGCCGCCGAACCTCCCACCGGTTCAAGCCGATACCGGCATGCTCGAACGCGTCGTTGCGAACATTGTGGAGAACGCAGTGAAGTATGCGCCGGATTCGGACGTCGTGCTGAGGGCCACGGCAGGTGCGGGCATCACCTTGGGGGAGCGGCCCGCCAGCGAGTTGCGGATTGTTGACCATGGCCAGGGGATAGGGCCGCAGGAGGTCCTCACCATGTTCCAGCCGTTCCAGCGTTTCGGTGACGCGCCCACCCCGGGCCCGGCCGGTGGGATCGGGCTGGGGCTCGCGGTCGCCAAGGGATTCACCGAGGCCATGGGTGGAAGCCTCGCGGCGGAGCCGACGCCGGGTGGCGGACTGACGTTGGTGGTCACACTGCCGCTGTGGACCGGGGAGCAGCTGTGA